From a single Nostoc sp. MS1 genomic region:
- a CDS encoding response regulator: MKILVVEDDKLNAYALTAVLTEQNYAVEVAVDGDAAWDLIDTYDYDLILLDVMLPKLDGISLCRQIRSSGRQMPILLLTGCDSGHEKAIGLDAGADDYVVKPFDQEELVARVRALLRRGGTTAQPILECGNLRLDPSSCEVRYNQQLLSLTPKEYALLELFLRNSRRVFSCSMILEHIWSYEDTPGEEAVRTHIKGLRMKLRNAGAPSDLVETVYGIGYRLKSQEEEQEKKSNSQGKPQQQTLTAIAGIWQKFYGRVDEQVRILEQAANALTQQALDSELRSQATREAHTLAGSLGTFGLPEGSKLAKKIEQLLKSDKKFTPTELKNLQSWVKSLRQAVAAQEPQALPPSTTAAPQLPQHPQAEAKVLAVDDDPQILALLQTLLHPWGLQVITLDDPRQFWEKLADVNPDLLILDVEMPYTNGIELCQVVRNDSQWSELPILFLTVHNDREIVNQVFSVGADDFVSKPIVGPELVTRIINRLERVKLRRKVSESRSTGVQVYKGVGEITSPPSPPTPSTPSFTDWRTIFNAEPECIKIVAADGTLLDMNPAGLATIEADSADAVIGKSVYSLIVPEYRQAFRQFNESVCQGQAGKLEFEIITYKGNRRWMATHAVPVCNETDGNLVQLAITRDITQYKQTEAEIKRINRTLQTLSDCNQLLVRTQDESELLHKVCQILVDVGNYRMAWVAFGENDAQKSIRPVAQAGYEQGYLQSLNLTWADTIRGQGPTGTAIRTGKTAIIQNIETDSRYEIWRCQASKRGYASSIALPLIDNGQVFGALNIYAAEANAFDADEVKLLEELTADVAYGIVALRNQHNGQLAEAALRESEERLSLTLEAVNLGIWDWNLVTNKIIWSEGHARLFGIEPEEFDGSYQAFQGFTHPEDRGDLEQVINYARQHKTDYNHEFRIIWPDGSIHWIEGTGKLYYNDTGEAVRMLGIVRDITSRKQIEATLQKVNNELELRVAERTAELVNVNRQLHSQLDQRRQIEEALRISQVRLARILDIADDAIISIDGTQRITLFNQGAEKIFGYSAEEIIGQRLDTLIPQRFAQAHRQHVGEFGQAPSLARRMGERREIFGCRKDGTEFPAEASISKFKLDQEIFYTVILRDVTERKQIERMKDEFVSVVSHELRTPLTSIHGSLGMLTSGLLPADSEQGKRLLQIATDSTERLVRLINDILDIERIESGRVKMERETCDLTDLIESAVSIMQPLANKAGVQLSISSPSIQLWVDPDRIVQTLTNLLSNAIKFSTPEKTVWLVAQQYGDELLLTVRDNGRGIPTDKLDSIFERFQQVDSSDSRNHDGTGLGLAICQSIVQQHGGRIWAESILGEGSTFYLTLPILPIPQNPEIPELTHSPLPTPHSPLVLVCDDDPVIRIELQTLLEQGGYRVVTVATGQEAIALASTQQPDVIVLDLLMPGLNGWETMAILKESTQTKHIPIVICSVYKPTDNTPPTSDFVDWVSKPVQESYLLQSLRQAIAKSSRRVRIMIVEDDADLAELFVTLFERHDIETFLAKTGREAIHLSQEVNPDLLILDLILPETDGFAVVDWLQKHNRLCKVPVVVYSAKDLEESERKRLKLGHTEFLTKGRVTTQEFEQRVIELLQRITRVRE; the protein is encoded by the coding sequence ACTATGATTTAATTCTATTAGATGTAATGTTGCCAAAGCTGGATGGTATTAGCCTTTGTCGGCAAATACGTTCCAGTGGTCGGCAGATGCCTATCCTGTTATTAACAGGCTGTGATAGTGGTCACGAAAAGGCAATTGGATTAGATGCTGGTGCTGATGATTATGTAGTTAAGCCGTTTGATCAAGAAGAATTAGTGGCGCGTGTGCGGGCTTTATTGCGGCGGGGTGGAACTACAGCACAGCCCATTCTCGAATGCGGTAATTTGCGGCTTGACCCCAGCAGTTGCGAAGTCCGATACAATCAACAATTGCTCTCCCTCACTCCTAAAGAATATGCTCTTTTAGAGTTATTTTTGCGTAACAGCCGCCGTGTCTTTAGCTGTAGCATGATTTTAGAACACATATGGTCTTATGAAGACACTCCAGGGGAAGAAGCGGTTCGCACCCATATCAAAGGGTTACGAATGAAATTACGAAATGCAGGTGCGCCCAGTGATTTGGTAGAGACAGTCTATGGAATTGGCTATCGTCTCAAATCACAGGAGGAAGAACAGGAGAAAAAGAGTAATTCTCAAGGAAAACCTCAGCAGCAAACGCTAACAGCAATAGCTGGTATTTGGCAGAAGTTTTACGGACGGGTGGATGAGCAAGTCAGGATTTTGGAGCAAGCTGCAAACGCACTCACCCAACAAGCTTTAGACTCAGAATTGCGATCGCAAGCAACCCGCGAAGCCCACACCTTAGCAGGTTCATTGGGAACGTTTGGTTTACCAGAAGGCTCGAAGTTAGCGAAGAAAATTGAGCAGCTTTTAAAATCAGATAAAAAGTTCACACCAACAGAATTAAAAAATCTGCAAAGTTGGGTCAAATCATTAAGACAAGCAGTTGCAGCACAAGAACCACAAGCATTACCACCATCAACAACAGCAGCACCCCAGTTACCACAACACCCCCAAGCAGAAGCAAAAGTCTTAGCAGTAGATGACGACCCGCAAATTCTTGCATTGTTACAAACTTTACTTCATCCTTGGGGACTACAAGTAATTACCCTAGATGATCCGCGTCAATTCTGGGAGAAGTTAGCAGATGTCAACCCAGACCTGTTAATTCTAGATGTGGAAATGCCTTACACAAATGGTATAGAACTATGCCAAGTCGTTAGAAATGACAGCCAATGGAGCGAATTACCCATACTGTTCCTCACAGTCCACAACGATAGAGAAATTGTTAATCAAGTATTTAGTGTGGGTGCAGACGACTTTGTAAGCAAACCCATCGTCGGCCCTGAACTAGTAACCCGAATCATCAATCGATTAGAACGGGTAAAATTGCGGCGGAAAGTAAGTGAAAGTAGGAGTACAGGGGTACAGGTGTATAAGGGTGTAGGAGAAATCACCTCTCCCCCATCTCCCCCTACCCCCTCCACTCCCTCCTTCACCGACTGGCGCACCATTTTCAATGCAGAACCAGAATGTATCAAAATTGTCGCGGCTGATGGTACTTTATTGGATATGAATCCAGCCGGGTTGGCAACTATAGAAGCCGATAGTGCTGATGCAGTGATTGGGAAGTCAGTATATTCGTTGATTGTGCCTGAATATAGACAGGCGTTTCGTCAATTCAACGAAAGTGTTTGTCAAGGACAAGCAGGAAAGCTGGAATTTGAAATTATTACTTATAAAGGTAATCGTCGTTGGATGGCGACTCATGCTGTACCAGTGTGTAACGAAACAGATGGTAACTTGGTGCAGTTGGCAATTACACGGGATATCACACAATATAAACAAACAGAAGCAGAAATTAAACGCATCAATCGCACACTGCAAACATTAAGTGATTGTAACCAGTTGCTAGTGCGTACTCAAGACGAGAGCGAATTATTACATAAGGTCTGCCAAATTCTAGTGGATGTGGGTAACTATCGCATGGCTTGGGTGGCTTTTGGTGAAAATGATGCGCAGAAAAGTATCCGTCCAGTGGCTCAAGCTGGTTATGAACAAGGATATCTGCAATCTCTAAATCTTACCTGGGCAGATACGATTCGCGGTCAAGGGCCGACGGGAACGGCAATTCGTACAGGAAAAACCGCTATTATTCAGAATATTGAGACTGATTCCAGATATGAAATTTGGCGCTGTCAAGCTAGTAAGCGAGGTTACGCATCATCAATTGCTTTACCTTTAATAGATAATGGTCAAGTTTTTGGTGCGTTGAATATCTATGCTGCTGAAGCCAATGCTTTTGATGCAGATGAGGTCAAGCTGTTGGAAGAACTAACGGCAGATGTGGCTTATGGCATAGTAGCATTACGCAATCAGCATAATGGTCAACTAGCCGAAGCAGCACTTAGAGAAAGTGAGGAACGTTTATCCCTAACTCTGGAAGCAGTTAACTTAGGCATTTGGGACTGGAATCTAGTTACTAACAAAATTATCTGGTCTGAAGGTCACGCCCGATTATTTGGTATAGAACCAGAAGAATTTGATGGCTCTTATCAAGCCTTTCAAGGTTTTACTCATCCTGAAGATCGGGGAGATTTAGAGCAAGTAATTAACTATGCGCGTCAGCACAAAACTGACTATAACCATGAGTTTCGCATCATCTGGCCAGACGGTAGTATTCACTGGATTGAGGGAACAGGCAAACTCTACTACAACGATACAGGCGAAGCGGTGCGGATGTTAGGTATAGTCAGAGATATCACTTCCCGCAAGCAAATAGAAGCTACTCTACAAAAAGTCAATAACGAACTAGAGTTGAGAGTGGCAGAACGGACGGCTGAGTTAGTCAATGTTAATCGCCAGTTGCACTCACAACTTGATCAACGCCGACAAATTGAGGAAGCACTACGCATCTCGCAAGTAAGACTGGCGCGAATTTTAGATATCGCCGATGATGCGATCATTTCTATTGATGGTACTCAACGTATCACCCTATTTAATCAAGGTGCAGAGAAAATTTTTGGTTATTCCGCCGAAGAAATTATCGGACAGCGCCTAGATACACTCATACCCCAGCGTTTTGCTCAGGCGCATCGTCAGCACGTTGGCGAATTTGGACAAGCTCCCAGCTTGGCGCGGCGGATGGGAGAACGGCGGGAAATCTTCGGTTGTCGCAAGGATGGGACGGAATTTCCGGCTGAGGCTTCTATTTCTAAATTCAAATTAGATCAAGAAATATTTTATACGGTAATCCTGCGTGATGTAACTGAGCGCAAACAAATTGAGCGAATGAAAGATGAGTTTGTCTCTGTTGTCAGCCATGAGTTGCGTACACCGTTAACCTCAATTCATGGTTCCTTGGGGATGCTCACCAGTGGATTATTACCAGCAGACTCAGAGCAGGGAAAAAGGTTGCTACAAATTGCTACTGATAGTACGGAACGCTTAGTCAGGCTGATTAACGATATTCTGGATATTGAACGCATCGAGTCTGGTAGGGTAAAAATGGAGCGGGAAACCTGCGACCTTACCGACTTAATTGAATCGGCGGTTAGTATTATGCAGCCTTTGGCGAATAAAGCAGGGGTACAGTTATCAATTTCTAGCCCATCGATTCAATTATGGGTCGATCCTGACCGAATTGTGCAGACTTTAACTAATCTGCTGAGTAATGCGATTAAATTCTCGACTCCTGAGAAAACAGTCTGGCTAGTAGCGCAACAATACGGTGATGAACTATTGCTGACGGTGAGAGATAACGGCCGGGGTATTCCCACCGACAAACTTGATAGTATTTTTGAGCGCTTTCAACAGGTGGATTCTTCCGACTCACGTAATCATGACGGTACTGGGTTGGGTTTGGCTATTTGTCAAAGTATTGTACAGCAGCACGGCGGACGCATCTGGGCGGAAAGTATCTTAGGGGAAGGTAGCACATTCTACCTCACCTTACCAATATTGCCTATACCCCAAAATCCAGAAATTCCCGAACTTACCCACTCCCCACTCCCCACTCCCCACTCCCCTTTAGTTTTAGTCTGTGATGATGATCCTGTGATCCGTATAGAACTCCAGACGCTCCTAGAGCAAGGGGGATATCGAGTAGTAACTGTAGCCACAGGACAAGAAGCGATCGCCTTAGCGTCAACTCAACAACCAGACGTAATTGTACTAGATTTGCTCATGCCAGGGCTGAATGGCTGGGAAACAATGGCAATACTCAAAGAAAGCACCCAAACCAAACATATCCCCATAGTGATTTGCAGCGTCTACAAACCCACAGACAATACTCCACCCACTAGCGATTTTGTCGATTGGGTAAGTAAACCAGTGCAAGAAAGCTATCTGTTACAATCTTTGCGACAAGCAATTGCTAAATCTTCCAGGCGAGTCCGTATAATGATTGTGGAAGACGACGCAGATTTAGCTGAACTATTCGTGACGTTATTTGAAAGACACGATATTGAAACCTTCTTAGCTAAAACCGGACGAGAAGCCATTCACCTCAGCCAAGAAGTCAATCCCGACTTACTCATTCTTGATTTAATCTTGCCAGAAACCGATGGCTTTGCAGTGGTAGATTGGTTACAAAAACACAATCGTCTATGCAAAGTTCCCGTAGTAGTTTACTCAGCGAAAGATTTGGAGGAATCAGAACGTAAGCGTTTAAAGTTAGGACACACAGAATTTTTAACCAAAGGAAGGGTGACAACCCAAGAGTTTGAGCAACGAGTTATTGAGTTACTTCAACGAATTACCCGTGTGAGGGAGTAG
- a CDS encoding response regulator, with translation MNKRILVVDNEQYIQEVAKICLETVAGWQVVTASSGQEGINKAESDQPDAILLDVMMPDMDGIATFEKLQANPVTKDIPVILLTAKIQASDRRRYSKLGMVTAIAKPFNPLELAGQVATALGWSLESGGR, from the coding sequence ATGAATAAACGGATTCTAGTAGTTGATAACGAGCAGTATATCCAAGAAGTTGCGAAGATTTGCTTGGAAACTGTGGCGGGTTGGCAAGTTGTGACAGCCAGTTCAGGACAGGAAGGTATAAATAAAGCCGAGAGTGATCAACCAGATGCAATTTTATTAGATGTAATGATGCCAGATATGGATGGTATCGCTACCTTTGAGAAACTGCAAGCTAATCCTGTCACTAAAGATATACCTGTAATATTATTAACAGCTAAAATTCAAGCTTCAGACCGCCGCCGCTACTCAAAATTAGGAATGGTTACTGCGATCGCTAAACCTTTTAACCCCCTAGAACTCGCTGGACAAGTGGCTACAGCCCTCGGTTGGAGTTTGGAAAGTGGGGGGAGATGA
- a CDS encoding RNA-binding S4 domain-containing protein produces the protein MNSSMIKLDQFLKLIGIAPTGGQAKLMILDGDVKVNGAVETRRGRKLVSTDQVTIAGQTFEVGDVISLTDE, from the coding sequence ATAAATTCCAGCATGATTAAGCTCGACCAATTTTTGAAATTAATAGGTATAGCCCCGACTGGTGGACAAGCCAAGCTGATGATTCTTGATGGTGATGTCAAAGTTAACGGTGCAGTCGAAACTCGACGCGGACGCAAATTAGTATCAACCGATCAAGTGACCATAGCAGGGCAAACTTTTGAGGTTGGGGATGTCATATCATTGACGGATGAATAA
- a CDS encoding AMP-binding protein, with amino-acid sequence MINSTKFLPKIYLNQAFVCNRWLNIPQGFIKFLKTEIHQSISSRFETIVKKYPQAIAVKSKTELLTYEELNNRANRLANSILSQHGEKKEVVTLLLEKGTNFFVGIFGVLKTGKIFIPLDVGFPQERLAYILEDAQVNLIITNNLNLPLANQLAGNGCQIFNIDDISPEVSSQNPGREIDPDTPAYLIYTSGSTGKPKGVIHNHRHSLHYCMNDTNTLLISAADRVIFLYSCGALGGILCLFYTLLNGASLYLFNVKEDGFTNLVTWLIEEEITIYHSFATLFRHFVDSFTGTEQFPKIRLVKLGGEATLQRDVENYRKYFSANSVLYASLGATETGTFCNFIVDKDSEITTSAVPIGYPVADMEILLLNDAGAEVDDGDIGEIAVKSKYLALGYWCKPEKTKTVFLSAAENTQERIYRTGDLGRFEPNGCLIHMGRKDFQVKIRGFRVEVAEIEMALFKTGKLKEVVVVAREDIPHEKKLVAYIVSQEQIKPTTKKLRDYLQATLPEYMIPSAFVFLDRLPLTPNGKVDRLALPAPNFSLENSVSARDDLERQLIEIWETILGVQPIGVQDNFFELGGDSLLAVRIFAQIEQKFGYQLPLAALFPSATVEAIAQIIREKQDQSKPDWSSLVKIQPHGSKPPLFLIHSLGGEVLCYHNLANYLGAEQPVYGLQPRGLDGKQQPFVRVENMAVYYIKEIQTVQPQGPYFLGGYSFGGVVAFEMAQQLHKQGQKVALVAMIDTFRPGYSQRSSFSQRVLIHLENIIQQGPHYIWHKAVGLSEVYKYQLHEVYKHYSNILRQVLNTAVDAPETDKHLNIMDANAEALKNYSFQKYSGNVTLFRTEDQNRKSAVGIKYDPQFGWGDLVENLDVDYIPGSHVSLLSEPFVKVLAQKFQLCLEKAQMLLGDR; translated from the coding sequence ATGATTAACAGCACAAAATTTTTACCCAAAATTTATTTAAATCAAGCATTTGTTTGTAACCGTTGGCTAAACATACCTCAAGGCTTTATTAAATTTCTGAAAACAGAGATACATCAGTCTATTAGCAGCCGTTTTGAGACAATAGTCAAGAAATATCCCCAGGCGATCGCTGTTAAAAGCAAGACAGAATTACTAACTTATGAAGAATTAAATAACAGGGCGAACCGTTTAGCTAATAGTATTCTCTCTCAGCATGGAGAGAAGAAAGAAGTTGTAACGTTACTATTAGAAAAGGGAACGAATTTTTTTGTTGGTATTTTTGGTGTATTAAAAACAGGGAAAATATTTATTCCTCTAGATGTAGGCTTTCCTCAAGAAAGACTAGCCTATATTTTAGAGGATGCACAAGTTAATTTAATTATTACTAATAATCTTAATTTACCTTTAGCAAATCAGTTAGCTGGTAATGGCTGCCAAATATTTAATATTGATGATATATCTCCAGAGGTTTCTAGTCAAAATCCAGGCAGAGAAATTGACCCTGATACACCAGCATATTTAATTTACACAAGCGGTTCTACTGGAAAACCCAAAGGAGTTATTCATAATCATCGTCATAGCTTGCATTATTGCATGAATGACACCAATACTTTACTCATTAGTGCAGCAGACAGAGTAATATTTCTCTACTCTTGTGGGGCATTAGGTGGTATTTTATGTCTTTTTTACACCTTACTCAACGGAGCATCTTTATATTTATTTAATGTCAAAGAAGATGGATTTACCAATCTAGTTACTTGGCTGATTGAAGAAGAAATTACGATTTATCATTCCTTCGCTACACTATTTCGGCATTTTGTTGACAGTTTCACAGGTACAGAACAATTTCCCAAGATTCGCTTAGTAAAATTAGGAGGCGAAGCCACATTACAAAGGGATGTAGAAAACTATAGAAAATATTTTTCTGCTAATAGTGTTTTATATGCCAGTTTGGGAGCTACAGAAACAGGAACATTTTGTAATTTTATTGTTGACAAAGATAGCGAAATTACTACTAGTGCTGTACCTATCGGCTACCCAGTTGCAGATATGGAAATTTTGCTGCTAAATGATGCTGGTGCAGAAGTTGATGATGGTGATATTGGAGAAATTGCGGTCAAAAGTAAATATTTAGCTCTTGGTTATTGGTGCAAACCAGAAAAAACGAAAACAGTATTTTTATCTGCTGCTGAAAACACACAAGAAAGGATTTATCGTACTGGAGATTTAGGACGCTTTGAGCCTAATGGTTGCCTTATACACATGGGTAGAAAAGATTTCCAGGTGAAAATCAGAGGCTTCCGCGTTGAGGTTGCGGAAATTGAAATGGCACTTTTTAAAACTGGTAAACTAAAAGAAGTGGTCGTGGTAGCTCGTGAAGATATTCCCCATGAGAAAAAATTGGTAGCTTACATTGTTTCCCAAGAGCAAATAAAACCTACTACTAAAAAACTCCGGGATTATTTGCAAGCTACATTACCTGAATACATGATTCCGAGCGCATTCGTATTTTTGGACAGATTACCATTAACACCTAATGGTAAAGTAGACCGTCTGGCTTTACCAGCACCTAATTTTTCGCTGGAAAATTCTGTATCTGCGCGTGATGATTTAGAACGTCAATTAATAGAGATTTGGGAAACCATTTTAGGCGTTCAACCTATTGGCGTGCAAGACAACTTCTTTGAATTAGGCGGAGATTCTCTATTAGCTGTACGGATATTTGCACAGATAGAGCAAAAATTTGGTTATCAACTACCATTAGCTGCTTTATTTCCATCTGCTACTGTAGAAGCGATCGCCCAAATTATCCGGGAAAAACAAGATCAATCAAAGCCTGATTGGTCTTCACTTGTCAAAATTCAACCTCATGGTTCCAAGCCACCTTTATTTTTGATTCATTCCTTGGGAGGAGAAGTTCTTTGTTATCATAACCTAGCAAATTATCTAGGCGCAGAACAACCTGTTTATGGCTTGCAACCGCGAGGATTAGACGGAAAACAACAGCCATTTGTCCGAGTTGAAAATATGGCTGTATATTACATTAAAGAAATCCAGACTGTTCAACCACAGGGGCCGTACTTTTTAGGAGGATATTCTTTTGGTGGTGTAGTGGCTTTTGAGATGGCGCAACAACTCCACAAACAAGGGCAAAAAGTAGCGTTGGTTGCGATGATTGACACCTTTCGTCCTGGTTACAGCCAAAGGTCATCATTTTCGCAGCGAGTTCTCATACATTTAGAGAATATAATTCAGCAGGGGCCACATTACATCTGGCACAAAGCTGTAGGTTTAAGTGAGGTATATAAATACCAATTACACGAAGTATATAAGCATTACTCAAACATTTTACGCCAAGTATTAAATACTGCTGTAGATGCCCCAGAAACCGACAAGCACTTAAACATTATGGATGCTAACGCCGAAGCCCTAAAGAACTACAGTTTTCAAAAGTATTCAGGTAATGTCACTTTGTTTAGGACTGAAGATCAAAACCGCAAGAGCGCTGTGGGAATAAAATACGATCCGCAATTTGGCTGGGGTGATTTAGTAGAAAATTTAGATGTTGATTATATTCCAGGTTCTCACGTTTCCCTACTTTCTGAACCTTTTGTCAAGGTGCTGGCTCAGAAATTTCAGCTTTGCTTAGAGAAAGCCCAAATGCTTTTGGGGGATAGGTGA
- a CDS encoding flavin-containing monooxygenase yields the protein MIETINYSKEQNKLSTTQKHLIIGAGFVGLGMAQALKAADIPYDQVDASDDIGGNWYHGVYETAHIISSRKVTQFTHFPMPESYPDFPSAQNMRDYLNSFADHFDLRPHIELNKTVSYLRPIENNLWEATFTNGEKRIYKGVLVCNGHHWCKRFPKFEGQFNGEIIHTKDYKHPDQLRGKRVLVIGGGNSACDVAAEAARVAAKSVLSMRESVWFIPKTFGGVPVSDRTTGVSPIWYQRLMTHLLIRLSFGKHEDYGLPKPQHRIFEKHPTVNSEVPYYIKHGRIIPKPGVSRLDGEEVEFVDGSREAFDLIVCGTGYYVSYPFLPPELQRVEGSVVKCYGGSFLDDYKGIYFIGWFQPRGGVGSLIAAYGPLFARYLQLQDEINVPLGLVFQEMGEKLPQTHLFDPQRIFQGFKQAHLSYDQLAKKAHQVDSKYRNFSNRQLPQIPTYQELQSKIVI from the coding sequence ATGATAGAAACGATTAACTATAGTAAAGAACAAAACAAATTGAGTACAACTCAAAAGCATTTAATTATCGGTGCTGGTTTTGTGGGATTAGGAATGGCGCAAGCACTGAAGGCGGCTGATATCCCCTACGACCAAGTAGATGCCAGTGATGATATTGGTGGAAATTGGTATCATGGCGTTTATGAAACCGCACATATCATTTCCTCACGCAAAGTCACCCAGTTTACTCATTTTCCCATGCCGGAGAGTTATCCCGACTTCCCTAGCGCTCAAAACATGCGGGATTACTTAAACTCTTTCGCTGACCATTTTGATTTGCGTCCGCATATTGAACTGAACAAAACAGTCAGTTATTTACGTCCCATCGAAAACAATCTTTGGGAAGCCACATTTACCAATGGAGAAAAACGCATCTATAAAGGCGTGTTAGTCTGCAATGGTCATCATTGGTGTAAACGTTTTCCTAAATTTGAGGGACAATTTAACGGCGAGATTATCCATACCAAGGATTACAAACACCCTGATCAATTACGTGGTAAACGAGTTTTGGTGATTGGTGGCGGAAACTCAGCTTGTGATGTAGCCGCAGAAGCAGCGCGTGTAGCAGCTAAATCCGTTTTAAGTATGCGCGAATCGGTGTGGTTCATCCCTAAAACTTTTGGTGGAGTACCAGTTAGCGATCGCACTACAGGAGTGTCGCCAATATGGTATCAAAGATTAATGACGCATCTGTTGATCCGTCTCAGCTTTGGTAAGCACGAAGATTATGGTTTACCTAAACCCCAGCATCGGATTTTTGAGAAACACCCAACTGTCAATAGTGAGGTTCCCTACTATATCAAACACGGACGCATCATCCCTAAACCTGGCGTGAGTCGGTTAGATGGTGAAGAAGTAGAATTTGTTGATGGGAGTCGAGAAGCCTTTGACCTCATTGTTTGTGGAACTGGTTATTATGTGTCCTATCCTTTCCTCCCCCCTGAACTTCAGCGTGTCGAAGGGTCAGTAGTCAAATGTTATGGAGGTTCGTTTTTAGATGATTACAAAGGGATATATTTTATCGGTTGGTTCCAGCCACGAGGCGGAGTAGGATCGCTAATTGCTGCTTATGGCCCCCTTTTCGCGCGTTATCTCCAACTCCAAGACGAAATTAATGTACCTCTGGGTTTAGTTTTCCAAGAAATGGGGGAAAAATTACCACAAACTCATCTATTTGACCCTCAGCGAATTTTTCAGGGATTCAAGCAGGCTCATCTCTCATATGACCAGTTGGCGAAAAAAGCTCATCAGGTTGATAGTAAATATCGTAATTTTAGCAATCGCCAACTTCCGCAGATACCCACCTATCAGGAGTTGCAATCAAAGATAGTCATCTAG
- a CDS encoding SDR family NAD(P)-dependent oxidoreductase, whose translation MTNLNKAVVLITGASGGFGQELTRQLLAAGSRLILTDINEAVLRERVAAIQSEVKTGEVLACLGSDLSHAQGCDTLYHQVKAFATPIDILINNAGVGLFGRMDEIPPEKWEYLMQVNLLTPMRLSSLFVADMIERQQGHIVNISSLAGWCAIAGMAHYSASKFGLRGFSEGLFNEVKDYNVKVTAVYPFFSRTPILQSERFGTLAKTFAGLPEHLITEPADVMRATIQGIVKNQLHVFPDSTANRLHLLQRYFPPLVNWINSRMGRSIKNDRND comes from the coding sequence ATGACTAACCTAAACAAAGCAGTTGTTTTAATTACTGGTGCATCTGGTGGGTTTGGACAGGAACTAACCCGACAATTGTTAGCGGCTGGTAGCCGACTAATTTTAACGGATATCAATGAAGCGGTTTTGCGTGAGCGAGTTGCAGCAATTCAAAGCGAAGTGAAAACAGGTGAAGTCTTAGCCTGTCTAGGTAGCGACCTTTCTCATGCTCAAGGATGTGACACCCTCTATCATCAGGTGAAAGCATTCGCTACCCCTATCGATATTTTAATTAACAATGCTGGTGTCGGCTTATTCGGAAGAATGGACGAAATTCCTCCAGAAAAATGGGAATATTTAATGCAGGTTAATCTCCTGACACCGATGCGGTTAAGTTCCTTATTTGTAGCTGATATGATTGAGCGCCAACAGGGACATATTGTGAATATTTCCTCCTTGGCGGGGTGGTGCGCGATCGCAGGCATGGCTCATTATAGTGCTAGTAAGTTTGGTTTACGTGGTTTCAGTGAAGGGCTGTTCAATGAAGTAAAAGACTACAATGTAAAAGTAACAGCTGTTTATCCTTTCTTTAGCCGGACTCCGATTTTGCAGTCGGAACGTTTTGGAACTTTAGCTAAGACTTTTGCAGGTTTACCAGAACATTTGATTACTGAGCCAGCTGATGTCATGCGTGCCACAATTCAAGGAATTGTTAAAAATCAACTTCATGTATTTCCCGATTCAACTGCTAACAGGCTGCATCTTCTCCAACGCTATTTTCCGCCGTTAGTTAATTGGATCAATAGTCGTATGGGTAGGAGTATAAAAAATGATAGAAACGATTAA